Within the Acidipropionibacterium acidipropionici genome, the region GGATGTCGGCCCCGATGTCGGCGCCCTCGCGGGTGCGCACCGTGCCGTGGTCGACGTGGTACTCCCCGGCCACCAGAGCGGTCAGGTAGGTGGAGATCGGCGGGGTCGCCGGGAACTGCCAGGTGGCGATCCCCTCGTAGGGCCCGTCGGCGGGCTCGGGGGTGGCGCCGTTCGAGATGACGGTCCAACCCTGCGGCGCCAGCACCTTCAGCTGGAAGGTGGCCTTGAGGTCGGGCTGCTCGAAGTTCGCGTACATCCTGCGGGCGTCGGCGATCTCGAACTGGGTGTACAGGTAGACCCGGTCGTCGGCCGGGTCGACGAAGCGGTGCAGGCCCTCGCCCGAGTGGGAGTAGCGGCACAGCGCGACGACGGTGAGCTCGTGGTCCCCGGCGCCGGCCTCGATCGGGAAGCGGTGGTCGTGGTGGAGGGCCGGATCCAGCGGGACCCCGTCGAGCTCGGCGGCGTAGACGCCATCGGCGATGAGATCGGCGTGGGTCGCCTCCCCGGTGCTGGAGAAGCTGATCGTCGACGAGGAGACGAAGGTTCCGGTGGGGTCGGCCAGCGGATTGCCCTGCGGGTCGCGCCCGGACAGGTCGACGACGACCTTGTAGGAGTGGCTGGTGACGATGCGTGAGCGCTCCTGCGCCTCGTCGCGGGTGATGTTCACCGGATTCATCGTGCCTCCGTTTGCGTGTCGGCGCGGCAGTCCTGATCGTGATCCGCTCCTTGGCCAGACTGTATCGGCTGTCGGCACGGTGGGGGGCCGCTGGCGGGGCGGTTCCGCGGATTTGTCCCGGTGGTGACGTGAGCCGACCGCGAAACACGCCGCGAATCGGCCGGCCTCGGCCCCCGCGGACCCTCCGGAGCGGGTTGACTGGGCCCATGACGACGACAGTTGACTTCTGGTTCGATCCCGCCTGCCCCTGGGCCTGGATGACGTCGCGATGGATGCTCGAGGTGGAGAAGGTCCGCGATGTCCACACCGTCTTCCACGTGATGAGCCTGGCCGTGCTCAACCAGGGCCGCGACCTGCCCGAGAGCTACCGGGCCGAGATGGACAGGGCATGGATCGGCGCCCGGGCCGCCACCGGCGTGGTGGAGACCTACGGGCAGGAGGCGGTGCGCCCCTTCTACACCGCGCTGGGCACCCGCTACCACCTCCAGAAGGCGGCCCATGACCAGGCCACCGTCGAGGCCGCGCTGTCCGAGTGCGGCTACGACACCGGGATCGCGCGGCGGGCGACCACCGACGAGTTCGACGAGGCGATGATCGCCTCCCACCACCGGGGGATGGATCCGGTGGGCCAGGACGTCGGCACCCCGGTGATCCACCTCCACGGGATGGCCCTCTTCGGCCCGGTGATCTCCCCGGCACCCAAGGGGGAGCAGGCCGGGGAGCTCTTCGACGGCTTCGAGAAGATGGTGGCCTATCCCGGCTTCTTCGAGCTCAAGCGCAGCAGAACTGTAGGACCGATATTTGATTGAGGCGGGTGAGTCGACTCCCCCCTGCCCCCTCGTGGCGGTGGCTGACGCTCAGATCCCATCTGCATCGCAGGCCTCGCGCTGAGGGTCGGGTCTGTGGGCGGGTTCCTGTCGGTGGAGTGCGCAAAGATGTAGGGCATGGCGAATGAGCAGACCGCGATGAGCCCCGAGGAGTCCGAGCCGCAGCGACGCTGGAGCGATCTGGTCGACCGCATCGAGGCCGCCCAGCAGGCCTACTACGGCGAGGACCAGCCGACGATCTCCGACGCCGAGTATGACCGGCTCATGATCGAGCTGCAGCAGCTGGAGGACGCCAACCCCTCCCTGCGCACCCCCGAGTCGCCCACCCAGCGGGTCGGCGCCCCGCAGCGGATCACCGACTTCGCCCCCGTCGAGCACATCGAACGGCTGCTCAGCCTCGACGACGTCTTCAGCGTCGAGGAGCTGGAGGCCTGGATCGCCCGGGCCGGCGCGGAGGTCGGCACGGTCCGGTACCTGTGCGAACTCAAGATCGACGGCCTGGCCATCGATCTGGTCTACCGCCGCGGACGGCTGGTGAGCGGGGCCACCCGCGGCGACGGCCGGGTGGGGGAGGACGTCACCGGCAATGTGCGCACCATCTCTGCGATCCCGCAGCGGCTGACCGGCGACGACGTGCCCGAGCTGCTCGAGGTGCGCGGCGAGGTGTTCTTCCCCGTCGCCGATTTCGAGGACCTCAACGCCCACCTGGTGGAGGTCGGCAAGCCTCCCTTCGCCAATCCGCGCAACGCGGCCGCCGGCTCGCTGCGCCAGAAGGATCCGCGGATCACCGCCGATCGTCCGCTGTCGATGATCTGCCACGGTCTGGGACGGGTGGAGGGCTACGACTTCCCCAGCCAGGGCAGGGCCTACGACAAGCTCGCCGAGTGGGGACTGCCCGTCTCCCCCTATTACAAGCTGGTCGACAGCCGGCCCGAGGTGCTCGCCTTCATCGAGCACTGGGGGGACCATCGCGACGAGGCCTCCCACCAGATCGACGGGGTGGTCGTCAAGATCGACGACATCTCCGTCCAGCGCAGGCTCGGCGCCACCTCCCGGGCGCCCCGCTGGGCGGTGGCCTACAAGTACCCGCCCGAGGAGGTCAACACGAGGCTCCTCGACATCCAGGTCAACGTCGGACGCACCGGCCGGGTGACCCCCTTCGGGGTGATGGAACCCGTGACGGTGGCCGGTTCCACGGTGGAGATGGCCACCCTGCACAACGCCTTCGAGGTGAAGCGCAAGGGGGTGCTGATCGGCGACACCGTCGTGCTGCGCAAGGCCGGAGACGTCATCCCCGAGATCCTCGGCCCGGTGGTGGGGCTGCGCGACGGCACCGAGCGGGAGTTCGTGATGCCCCGGGTCTGCCCCTCCTGCGGTACGACACTGGCCTACGAGAAGGACGGCGACAAGGACCTGCGCTGCCCCAACTCCCGATCCTGCCCCTCCCAGCAGCGGGAGCGGGTGTTCTCCCTGGCGAGTCGGGGAGCCCTGGACATCGAGGCTCTCGGTTGGGAGGCGGCCATCGCCCTCACCGATCCCGAGTACTCCCGCCCCGACCCCGGCGACGTCGCCGGCGAGATGCCCGAGCCGCAGACACCGGTGCTGTCCAGCGAGGCCGGACTGTTCGACCTGACCGCCGACGACGTCAAGGACGTGGCGGTGTGGCGGCGTCGCAAGGTCAAGGGGGAGCCCGGGCCCTGGCAGCGCGAGCTGTACTTCTGGACTAGGCCCACCGCCAAGAAGCCGTCGGTGCCCAGTGCCACCACCAAGAAGATGTTCGACGAGCTGGGCAAGGCGCGCAGCCAGCCGCTGTGGCGGGTGCTCGTGGCACTGTCGATCCGTCACGTCGGCCCTACCGCGGCCCGCGCCCTGGCCGGCCGGTTCGGCTCGGTTCAGGCGATCCGCGACGCCTCGGTCGAGGATCTCGCCGAGACCGACGGGGTCGGCCGGGTGATCGCCGAGTCGGTGCTCGACTGGTTCACCGTCGACTGGCACCGCGAGATCGTCGAGCGCTGGGCCGCCGCCGGGGTGAGGATGGCCGACGACGTCGCCGACGGCCCGGCCGCCGTCCTGGAGGGGCTGACGATCGTGGTCACCGGATCCCTGGAGGGATTCAGCCGCGACGAGGCCAAGGAGGCCATCCTGTCGCGCGGTGGCAAGGCTGCAGGATCGGTGTCGAAGAAGACCGACTACGTCGTGGTGGGCGCCAACGCCGGGTCGAAGGAGACGAAGGCCCGGGATCTGGGCCGCCCGATCCTCGACGAGGCCGGATTCCGCCACCTCCTGGACAACGGACCCCAGGGGGTGCCGACGGTCGGGTGAGCGCTCAGGGCAGGTGGCGGGCCACCCGGTCCCGGAGTCTCAGCCTGGCCGCCGGCCACTCGTGGGCCAGCAGGGAGTAGCACACGGCGTCGTCCAGCACCCCGTTGGCGTGCCGGGCGTAGGCCCTCAGCACCCCGTCGAGACGGAATCCGAGCCGCTCGATCGCGTCGCGGGACTGCTGATTGGTCCACTTGGTGCGAAGTCCCACCCGCTGGCACCCGAGCTGCTCCATCGCGTACTCGATGAGCAGCAGCTTCGAGTCGGCGTTGGTGCCCGAGCCCTGGGCCGAGGCCCGCGTCCACGTGTAGCCGATCTCCAGGCGCGGGACCCGCGGATCCAGGTCGTAGTAGGTGGTGACGCCGAGGATCTGCGAGTCGGCCAGACGTACGCAGGCGAAGGGGACCATCGTCCCGGCGTCGCGGGCCGCCAGTTTCGTGGCGATGTCGGCGGCCATGCTCTCAGGCGTCGGCGTCGACGTCCACCACAGCCGGTGGCCGAGGTCGCCGTCGCGCACCGCCTCCACCAGGCCGTCGAGATGGGCGGTCGACAGGGGCTCCAGGCGCACGAGTGTCCCGCTGAGCGTCAGCCCGGGGTCGATCCACATCAGAACTCCGTGAGGTTGTGGGGGGTGTCGTCGGTGGCGAAGAGACGGGCCACGTCGCGGACCTGATCGGGGGTGCCGCGCAGCCGACGGGCCCCGGCCAGCGCCTCGGCGCGGACGGTTCCGAAGTACAGCGACCCCAGGGAGGAGATGTCCAGGGTGGCCACGTCTTGGTCGCCGACCCTCGTCACCTCGGCGGGGGCCCCGGGCTCGGAGACGTCGATGCGGTAGCTGCCGGAACACCAGCCCAGTGGATCGATGACGCGCAGGGTCACCGAGCCGGCACTGTCCCAGCCGCGCACCGACAGGGCCTTGGGGACGTCGAGGATCCGCAGCCAGGTGAGATCGGCATTGCCGGTGAACTTCACCAGCCGGGGGTCGCGGACCGCCCAGGGAAGCGGCGTCGACGGATTGATCTTCGAGCCCTTGATCCTGGTGACCAGATCGATCGAGGCGAGGAACTCCCACAGCGCCAGCTCGGCCTCGGTGGTGACCGCTTCCATGTCGCGGACCGTCAGCGTCGACCCGAAGCTCTCGGCCACCTCGTAGGAGACCACCCCGTCGGGCCGGCCGGCGGCGTCTCGATGGATCGCGGAGCGGAGCCGGCGGTTCGGCTTCTGGGACTCGTAGTTCCAGCGGCCCGCGGCAAACTCCACCCACCAGTCGAGCCGGCCGTGGGAGCCGCGGTGCGAGCGGTGGAAGGCATCGAAGACCTCGCGCCGCACCTCGTCGATGGCGCCGGAACCGACCATCTCCACCGACCCCTCCGGCTCGTGGGCCAGGGTGAATCGTCCGTCGCTGACCACCTCGATCCGCTGGTCCTGGCTGGAGACCCCGAATCCGAAGCGCCCGTAGATGGCCCCCTCGGTGGCGGTGAGGGCGGCCATCGAGTGCCCGGACTCCCGGGCCACCGCCAGATCATGGGTGATGAGCCCGCGCAGAAGCCCGCGGCGGCGGTGGGTCGGGCGGACCGTGACGTCGGTGATGAAGTCGGCCGGCTCCAGATGGCCGTGACCGGTGTTGACCGTGGAGTCGTAGCTGGCCAGGGTGGCCACCGGCAGACCCGGCAACTCATGTTCGGGTTCGGGCGAGTGCACCGCCCACAGCCGTTCCCCGGCCACATGAACGGCGTAGTGGGCGAGGAAGTCGGCATCGGGTTCGGCCATGTGGAATCCGAGATTCACCGCACGCGACACGTTCGCCAGCTCGTCGGTGAGCCGGCCGTCGGCGACGACACGGGCCAGCCGGTAGGGCTCGGGCAGTTCAGGGCTCTGCTGGATCTGCGACATGGCACCACGGTATCCACCCGGTGCGACGGGACGCCTCGGATCGCGGCCCCGGGGCATCCGCGGGGGGCGTTGATGGAAGGATGTCCACATGAGTTTCTCACCGACACATGTTCATATCGCCACCGATCACGCCGCCTTCGAACTGAAGGAGTACCTCAAGGAGCAGCTCCTGGCGGCCGGCTACGACGTCGTGGACCACGGGGCGACCGAATACGACCCCGAGGACGACTACCCGAAGCCCTGCATCACCTGCGCCCGCGCGGTCGTCGATGAGCCCGGCTCCCTGGGAATCGTCTGCGGGGGTTCCGGCAACGGCGAGCAGATCGCGGCGAACAAGGTGGCCGGGATCCGCGCCGCCCTGGTCTACAGCGACGAGATCGCCAAGCTCGCCCGCGAGCACAACAACGCCAACATCATCTCCCTGGGCGGGCGCATGCAGCCCGTCGAGGAGGCCTGGAAGTGGGTACAGACGTTCCTGTCCACCCCCTTTTCCGAGGCCGAGCGTCACCAGCGCCGCATCGACCAGCTCGCCACCTGGGAGAAGAATGGGGAGATCTGATCAGTCTGTCGACGTCGAGTCCCCCTCGGCGCGACGTCGCAGGTCGGCCAGGATGACCTCCCACTCCTGGCCCGGGGCCGGCATCTGCGCGGGCGCCTCCGGGGACCCGGATTCGGCCTGATCGCTACTGTGGTGGAGTTCCCGGGCGCGCAGCGCACGCACGCGGTCGATCACCGGCCCGGTGTGACGCTGCGTGCCCGAACTCTTGCCCGATCTGTTCACGCAGCCATTCCACCACAGGAGGTCCACTTGCCCGAGGGGCACGTCATCCATCGGCTCGCCGACGAGCTCACCGGCGTCTTCGCGCCGGGCCCGGTCGCCGTCAGCTCCCCCCAGGGACGGTTCTCGGTGGAGGCGGCCCACCTCGACGGCACCGTCCTGGCAGGGGCCGAGGCCTGGGGCAAGCACCTCTTCGTCGACTTCCGCGCCCCCGGCGCCCACTGGGTGCACATCCACCTGGGGCTCATCGGAAGGCTCACCGTCGGGCCGGTCAGCCCGGTGCAGGGGCAGGTGAGGCTGCGGATCGAGAACGCCGGATCGGTGGCGGACCTGCGCGGGCCGCAGTGGTGCCGGCTGCTCACCGACGAGGAGCGGCAGGCCGTGCTGGCCACCGTCGGCGCCGACCCGATCCGCGAAGACGCCGATCCCGACCGGGCGTGGCGGGCCGTCCACCGCAGTACTCGCGCCATCGCGGTGCTCCTGATGGACCAGGGGATCACCGCAGGGGTCGGCAACATCTACCGCGCCGAGGTGCTGTTCCGGGCCCGGCTCGATCCGCTGACCCCGGGCAATCGGCTCACCCGCGCCACCTGGAACGGGATCTGGGAAGACCTCGTCACGCTGATGCGCCGGGGGGTCGCCGACGGCCGCATCGACACCGTCGCCCCCGAGCACACCCCCGAGGCGATGGGACGGGCCCCGAGGGTCGACCGGCACGGCGGAGAGGTGTACGTCTACCGGCGCCGGGGCCAGCCGTGCCTGGTGTGCGGCACCGCGGTCCGCGAGACCGACCTGGGAGGACGCCACCTGTTCTGGTGCCCCCGTTGCCAGCGGAGGCACCGATGACCGAGGATCTCTGGGATCGCACCATCCTCAGCCTCACCACAGACGGCGACGGCTGGCCGGTGGCCGCCACCAGCACCGCCGCAGGACGCGTGGTGGTCGACGCCCCTCGGCCGTGGCGCCCCGTCGACCTCGACTGCAGTGTGCGCGAGCTGGAGGTGACCGCCGAGCATCCCGACGGGGCGCGGATGCGCATCCGATACACCGTCGAGGAGACCTGGGACATCCACATCACCGTCCGCGCCACCGGCGACCGGGCGATCAGCGTCCCGGGGCCGCGGTGGAGGTTCCTCACCGACATCCCCGTCCACGCCTGGCCGGCCGGGGCCGACGGCGTCGTCGCGACCGCCCCCCGCCAGGGAGGCCAGATGGAGTGGAAGCAGCTCGTAGGGGACTCGCGGATGGGCGACGACGGCGTCCTCCCCCTGGGCCGGATGCTCGCGCTGGGGCCCGGCGAGTCTCTCGCCAGCTCCTGGCGGGGGCACGAGGCCGCCTGCCCCGTCCAGCTCCTCCACGACCTTCCCGACTGGCTGCCGGGCGAGCTCATCGTCGACGAGGGGGACGAGATCTGGTGCGACACGCCCGATGCCGGGCTGATGCTCGACGAGGCCGAGACCGACGGTCAGGTGCTCACCGGCCGGGCCGGGCTGCACGAGCTGGAGGTCCGCCAGGCCCGCGGCACCACCCGCCCCGCAGTGGGATGGGCTCCGTCCCTCGCCTCCGTGCGACGGATCCGCGGCGAGGAGATCATGGGCAGCCTCGATGTGCGGCGCGCCGACGGCGCCCGGCTGTGGATCCTGGCCAGGGCCGCCGAGGCCGCCGACGTCGACAGGGTGGCCCTCGAGATGGTGGACGAGGCCCTGGAGAACCTGCTCTCGCGGCCGGGGGCCGGGCTGTTCACCGTGCTGACCGCCCTCACCAGATCCTCGACCACCGCCGACATGGACATCTGGAACCTGGCTCTGGAGGCCCTGGCCGTGCTGGACGACGCGCGGCCCGGAACCCTCATGGCCCACGCCCTGGCGGCCTCCCTGGCGCGGATCAGCGGCGGCCCGGAACCCGCACCGGTGGATCTGACCGCAGACGCCGAGGACCCGCTTGTCCGGGCCGAGCGAGCCATGCTGGTCGACCCCGGCCCGCGCCCCGATCCCGACTCCCTGTCTGCGCTGTGGCTGCTCGGCGGTGTCCTGCCCTCCCCGGCTCCCGGACCTCTGCTGGACGGTCACGGGCGCCACCCCGCCCTGCGCACCGCCCAGGCCGTGG harbors:
- a CDS encoding mycothiol-dependent nitroreductase Rv2466c family protein, yielding MTTTVDFWFDPACPWAWMTSRWMLEVEKVRDVHTVFHVMSLAVLNQGRDLPESYRAEMDRAWIGARAATGVVETYGQEAVRPFYTALGTRYHLQKAAHDQATVEAALSECGYDTGIARRATTDEFDEAMIASHHRGMDPVGQDVGTPVIHLHGMALFGPVISPAPKGEQAGELFDGFEKMVAYPGFFELKRSRTVGPIFD
- the ligA gene encoding NAD-dependent DNA ligase LigA, whose amino-acid sequence is MSPEESEPQRRWSDLVDRIEAAQQAYYGEDQPTISDAEYDRLMIELQQLEDANPSLRTPESPTQRVGAPQRITDFAPVEHIERLLSLDDVFSVEELEAWIARAGAEVGTVRYLCELKIDGLAIDLVYRRGRLVSGATRGDGRVGEDVTGNVRTISAIPQRLTGDDVPELLEVRGEVFFPVADFEDLNAHLVEVGKPPFANPRNAAAGSLRQKDPRITADRPLSMICHGLGRVEGYDFPSQGRAYDKLAEWGLPVSPYYKLVDSRPEVLAFIEHWGDHRDEASHQIDGVVVKIDDISVQRRLGATSRAPRWAVAYKYPPEEVNTRLLDIQVNVGRTGRVTPFGVMEPVTVAGSTVEMATLHNAFEVKRKGVLIGDTVVLRKAGDVIPEILGPVVGLRDGTEREFVMPRVCPSCGTTLAYEKDGDKDLRCPNSRSCPSQQRERVFSLASRGALDIEALGWEAAIALTDPEYSRPDPGDVAGEMPEPQTPVLSSEAGLFDLTADDVKDVAVWRRRKVKGEPGPWQRELYFWTRPTAKKPSVPSATTKKMFDELGKARSQPLWRVLVALSIRHVGPTAARALAGRFGSVQAIRDASVEDLAETDGVGRVIAESVLDWFTVDWHREIVERWAAAGVRMADDVADGPAAVLEGLTIVVTGSLEGFSRDEAKEAILSRGGKAAGSVSKKTDYVVVGANAGSKETKARDLGRPILDEAGFRHLLDNGPQGVPTVG
- a CDS encoding GNAT family N-acetyltransferase; this encodes MWIDPGLTLSGTLVRLEPLSTAHLDGLVEAVRDGDLGHRLWWTSTPTPESMAADIATKLAARDAGTMVPFACVRLADSQILGVTTYYDLDPRVPRLEIGYTWTRASAQGSGTNADSKLLLIEYAMEQLGCQRVGLRTKWTNQQSRDAIERLGFRLDGVLRAYARHANGVLDDAVCYSLLAHEWPAARLRLRDRVARHLP
- a CDS encoding GNAT family N-acetyltransferase; the protein is MSQIQQSPELPEPYRLARVVADGRLTDELANVSRAVNLGFHMAEPDADFLAHYAVHVAGERLWAVHSPEPEHELPGLPVATLASYDSTVNTGHGHLEPADFITDVTVRPTHRRRGLLRGLITHDLAVARESGHSMAALTATEGAIYGRFGFGVSSQDQRIEVVSDGRFTLAHEPEGSVEMVGSGAIDEVRREVFDAFHRSHRGSHGRLDWWVEFAAGRWNYESQKPNRRLRSAIHRDAAGRPDGVVSYEVAESFGSTLTVRDMEAVTTEAELALWEFLASIDLVTRIKGSKINPSTPLPWAVRDPRLVKFTGNADLTWLRILDVPKALSVRGWDSAGSVTLRVIDPLGWCSGSYRIDVSEPGAPAEVTRVGDQDVATLDISSLGSLYFGTVRAEALAGARRLRGTPDQVRDVARLFATDDTPHNLTEF
- a CDS encoding ribose-5-phosphate isomerase; protein product: MSFSPTHVHIATDHAAFELKEYLKEQLLAAGYDVVDHGATEYDPEDDYPKPCITCARAVVDEPGSLGIVCGGSGNGEQIAANKVAGIRAALVYSDEIAKLAREHNNANIISLGGRMQPVEEAWKWVQTFLSTPFSEAERHQRRIDQLATWEKNGEI
- a CDS encoding Fpg/Nei family DNA glycosylase, whose product is MPEGHVIHRLADELTGVFAPGPVAVSSPQGRFSVEAAHLDGTVLAGAEAWGKHLFVDFRAPGAHWVHIHLGLIGRLTVGPVSPVQGQVRLRIENAGSVADLRGPQWCRLLTDEERQAVLATVGADPIREDADPDRAWRAVHRSTRAIAVLLMDQGITAGVGNIYRAEVLFRARLDPLTPGNRLTRATWNGIWEDLVTLMRRGVADGRIDTVAPEHTPEAMGRAPRVDRHGGEVYVYRRRGQPCLVCGTAVRETDLGGRHLFWCPRCQRRHR